In Drosophila nasuta strain 15112-1781.00 chromosome 2R, ASM2355853v1, whole genome shotgun sequence, a single genomic region encodes these proteins:
- the LOC132787784 gene encoding ubiquitin-conjugating enzyme E2-17 kDa: protein MSTPARRRLMRDFKRLQEDPPTGVSGAPTDNNIMIWNAVIFGPHDTPFEDGTFKLTIEFTEEYPNKPPTVRFVSKVFHPNVYADGGICLDILQNRWSPTYDVSAILTSIQSLLSDPNPNSPANSTAAQLYKENRREYEKRVKACVEQSFID from the exons ATGTCAACACCCGCACGCAGACGTCTTATGAGAGATTTTAAAAG ACTTCAGGAGGACCCACCAACGGGTGTTTCGGGTGCACCAACAGATAATAATATTATGATATGGAATGCTGTGATTTTTGGTCCACACGATACTCCATTCGAAGATGGTACCTTTAAGTTAACCATAGAATTTACGGAAGAATACCCAAATAAACCGCCAACAGTTCGATTCGTATCGAAAGTATTTCATCCAAACGTTTATGCAGATGGTGGCATATGCTTGGATATATTGCAAAATCGCTGGAGTCCCACATACGATGTGTCAGCAATATTAACATCCATACAG TCACTGCTGAGCGATCCCAATCCCAACTCACCGGCCAACTCAACAGCCGCCCAGCTTTATAAAGAGAATCGCCGTGAGTATGAGAAGCGTGTGAAAGCCTGTGTGGAGCAAAGTTTCATCGATTAG
- the LOC132787783 gene encoding protein takeout, which yields MVSRLIRVTILVCFLGITYAATMPDYIKICHRNDPELSKCVKQSVHNLRPYLVKGIKEINVPSLEPLYIGDLNILDGSSGGITVKAKKLTVFGASNFEITKMRASIQNKRFDFELILPHLQGEGQYDINGNILALPIKGNGPFVGNFTNFVAYVRVTYDVKNVNDIDYFDIKEFALKIRTGKGRLRLDNLFNGDKVLGDVINQTINENFELFTNEVIAPIARALEVKFLAIATKILENFTYNELFPV from the exons ATGGTATCCAGATTAATTAGAGTCACAATTCTCGTTTGCTTTCTCGGCATCACCTATGCGGCCACTATGC CTGACTACATCAAGATATGTCATCGCAACGATCCCGAGCTATCTAAGTGTGTAAAGCAAAGTGTGCACAATCTGCGTCCATATTTAGTCAAGGGTATCAAGGAAATCAATGTACCCTCCCTGGAACCCCTCTACATCGGTGACCTCAATATTCTGGACGGCAGTTCTGGCGGCATCACGGTCAAGGCCAAGAAACTGACAGTCTTTGGCGCTTCTAACTTTGAAATTACTAAAATGCGAGCATCTATACAGAACAAGCGATTCGACTTCGAACTGATTCTTCCGCATCTGCAAGGAGAGGGACAATACGATATAAATGGCAACATCTTAGCGCTACCTATAAAGGGTAATGGTCCCTTTGTGGGCAACTTCACCAACTTTGTGGCTTATGTCCGAGTTACTTACGATGTTAAAAATGTCAACGACATCGATTACTTTGATATTAAGGAGTTTGCATTGAAAATTCGCACTGGAAAAGGTCGCTTGCGTCTGGACAACCTCTTTAACGGCGACAAAGTGCTTGGCGATGTTATTAACCAAACCATCAATGAAAACTTTGAATTATTCACCAATGAAGTGATAGCGCCCATTGCTCGTGCTCTAGAGGTTAAATTCCTGGCAATTGCCACCAAAATCCTTGAGAACTTTACTTATAATGAATTGTTTCCCGTTTAA